Proteins from a genomic interval of Solea solea chromosome 10, fSolSol10.1, whole genome shotgun sequence:
- the LOC131466876 gene encoding uncharacterized protein LOC131466876, translated as MEESINTIRPLFQSCFERLTADQWHLVASGRPDINTKHILAHMLVKVLGDLSGVWSNPGVKRNRLHESVNSSVTLSIKETLGIKSVYSPSTDKLTELISTEVEDLVKTPRTQTRITTPHRLNAMIILLCNILEAMAGKQKKQAKVKQSIFRRKQTTPRQSTQSVQDIILDEVNQILKPILDDMSRTEYKMLKEEFSADIADIARTVTESMRPQGTGGPKSPQQSHRLVQVNVKICDFFAKMFIRASMCQITSQIKAKFTREAKVTDSESFRSLMVDVEYVLRTTDETTLSAQTWQLSTLLYTHVTGQTRQARRRAPVSVPRRHYSMYLDIRGRVIRFLSLFWWWLSNQVISTVQCSI; from the coding sequence ATGGAAGAGTCAATCAACACCATTCGCCCGCTCTTCCAGTCGTGTTTCGAGCGCTTGACTGCCGACCAGTGGCACTTGGTGGCCTCGGGCAGACCGGACATCAACACCAAACACATACTGGCACACATGCTGGTGAAAGTCCTCGGTGACCTCTCGGGCGTCTGGTCCAACCCAGGTGTGAAGCGGAATCGACTGCACGAGAGTGTGAACAGCTCGGTCACCCTCAGTATCAAGGAGACGCTGGGAATCAAGTCGGTGTACAGTCCCAGCACGGACAAACTCACAGAGCTCATCTCAACAGAGGTCGAAGACCTAGTGAAGACGCCGCGGACGCAAACTCGGATCACTACCCCGCACAGACTCAACGCCATGATTATTCTGCTGTGCAACATCCTGGAGGCAATGGCagggaagcaaaaaaaacaagccaaggTGAAACAAAGTATATTCAGGAGGAAACAGACCACCCCGCGCCAGAGCACACAGTCTGTCCAGGACATCATCCTTGACGAGGTGAATCAAATCCTTAAACCCATTCTGGATGATATGTCGCGCACAGAGTACAAAATGCTGAAAGAGGAGTTTTCCGCTGATATTGCAGACATTGCTCGGACTGTTACGGAGTCCATGAGGCCACAGGGGACAGGAGGTCCTAAATCCCCACAGCAGAGTCACAGACTGGTCCAGGTGAACGTGAAGATCTGTGACTTTTTCGCAAAGATGTTCATCAGAGCCTCCATGTGTCAAATAACGTCCCAAATAAAAGCCAAGTTCACCAGAGAGGCCAAAGTCACAGACAGCGAGTCGTTCCGGTCACTGATGGTTGACGTTGAATACGTGCTGCGCACAACTGACGAGACCACGCTGAGCGCCCAAACATGGCAACTCAGTACACTGCTCTACACGCACGTCACCGGTCAGACGCGGCAAGCGAGGCGGAGGGCGCCCGTCAGCGTCCCCCGGCGGCATTACAGCATGTATCTAGACATACGTGGCAGAGTGATCCGTTTCCTGTCACTGTTTTGGTGGTGGCTGAGCAACCAAGTCATCTCCACAGTGCAATGTTcaatttga